The proteins below come from a single uncultured delta proteobacterium genomic window:
- a CDS encoding Citryl-CoA lyase, which translates to MSRDYAVTAVRRSRLIMPAHQRKFVEKAYTRNADAVVLDLEDSVPDTEKLAARAAVREGIALVAKGGSEVIVRVNNTPELLAGDLDGALWPGLDAVYLPKCETAAEIKDLEAAITRLEETRGIAPGSVTINAVIETPRGYLNAEAIAGASGRIDSITLGNEDFCAAINLASGPETRNGMLPFRMHLLVVARAYGKIPMGLVDSMTGFADKGNFEDLAVLSHKHGFLGSSCIHPANVEILNRCFSPSEEAVEKARAVLEVMEAALARGEAAAALDGAMVDIVHYNKAKALMDRVNAIAAHEKRKRTAREAAE; encoded by the coding sequence ATGTCACGGGATTACGCAGTGACCGCGGTTCGCCGCTCCCGGCTTATCATGCCCGCCCATCAGCGGAAATTTGTGGAAAAAGCATACACCCGCAATGCCGACGCCGTGGTCCTGGACCTGGAGGACAGCGTTCCGGATACCGAGAAACTCGCGGCCAGGGCCGCTGTCAGGGAGGGCATCGCGCTTGTCGCCAAAGGCGGGAGCGAGGTCATCGTCCGGGTCAACAATACGCCGGAACTCCTTGCCGGCGACCTCGACGGCGCCCTCTGGCCGGGTCTTGACGCCGTCTACCTGCCCAAGTGTGAAACCGCGGCGGAAATCAAAGATCTGGAAGCGGCCATCACCCGGCTGGAAGAAACGCGCGGCATCGCGCCGGGCAGCGTTACCATCAACGCGGTCATCGAGACGCCGCGCGGGTACCTGAACGCCGAAGCAATCGCGGGAGCCAGCGGCCGCATTGATTCCATCACCCTCGGCAACGAGGATTTCTGCGCCGCCATCAATCTGGCCTCCGGGCCGGAAACGCGCAACGGCATGCTGCCCTTCCGCATGCACCTGCTCGTCGTGGCCCGCGCGTACGGCAAAATACCGATGGGCCTTGTGGACTCCATGACCGGATTCGCGGACAAAGGCAATTTCGAGGATCTCGCCGTCCTCAGCCACAAACACGGGTTCCTGGGCTCAAGCTGCATCCACCCGGCCAACGTGGAAATCCTGAACCGGTGCTTCTCCCCTTCGGAAGAGGCCGTGGAAAAAGCCCGCGCCGTTCTGGAAGTCATGGAAGCTGCCCTCGCCAGGGGGGAAGCCGCCGCCGCCCTGGACGGCGCAATGGTCGATATCGTGCACTACAACAAGGCCAAGGCCCTTATGGACCGCGTCAACGCCATCGCGGCGCACGAAAAACGCAAACGCACGGCCCGTGAAGCGGCCGAATAA
- the pgk gene encoding phosphoglycerate kinase (Evidence 2a : Function of homologous gene experimentally demonstrated in an other organism; PubMedId : 2546007, 9298646, 9600841; Product type e : enzyme), which produces MAVITMSDLAAKGSLRGKRVLIRVDLNVPVKDGKVTSDARIRAILPTLKMAQDAGASVMLLSHLGRPTEGEYAEEFSLAPVSAYLSGLMTSPVPLVKDYLNGVSLNSGDVVLCENVRFNKGEKKNDDALGKQYAALCDVFVMDAFGTAHRAEASTHAVAKFAPVACAGPLLEKELNALEKAVAKPARPLVAIIGGSKVSTKLTILDALTAKVDQLIVGGGIANNFLKAAGFPVGKSLYEPDLVGEAKRLMDAAKAKGGEIPLPIDVVVAKEFAETSPASTKNAADVADDEMILDVGPKTAALYADILKKAGTIVWNGPVGVFEMAPFSKGTEALCKAVAESPAFSIAGGGDTLAAIDQFGVENKVSYLSTGGGAFLEFLEGKKLPAVAVLEERGE; this is translated from the coding sequence ATGGCTGTGATAACCATGTCCGACCTCGCCGCGAAAGGCTCCCTGCGGGGCAAGCGCGTGCTCATCCGCGTTGATTTGAACGTGCCGGTAAAAGACGGCAAGGTTACGAGCGACGCGCGCATCCGCGCCATCCTGCCGACCTTGAAGATGGCCCAGGACGCCGGCGCTTCGGTGATGCTCCTTTCCCATCTGGGCCGCCCCACGGAGGGCGAATACGCGGAAGAATTCTCGCTCGCGCCGGTTTCCGCCTATCTTTCCGGGCTGATGACCAGCCCCGTTCCTCTGGTCAAGGACTATCTTAACGGCGTGTCCCTGAACTCGGGCGACGTCGTGCTGTGCGAGAACGTGCGCTTCAACAAGGGCGAGAAAAAGAACGACGACGCCCTGGGCAAACAGTATGCGGCGCTCTGCGACGTGTTCGTGATGGACGCCTTCGGCACCGCCCATAGGGCGGAAGCCTCCACCCACGCGGTGGCGAAGTTCGCGCCCGTGGCCTGCGCCGGGCCCTTGCTGGAAAAAGAGCTGAACGCCCTGGAAAAGGCCGTGGCAAAACCGGCCAGGCCGCTCGTCGCCATCATCGGCGGGTCCAAGGTTTCGACGAAACTGACCATTCTTGACGCGCTGACCGCCAAAGTGGACCAGCTCATCGTGGGCGGCGGCATCGCCAACAATTTCCTGAAAGCCGCGGGGTTCCCGGTAGGCAAATCCCTGTACGAACCGGATTTGGTGGGCGAAGCCAAACGGCTGATGGACGCCGCCAAAGCCAAGGGCGGTGAAATTCCCCTGCCCATAGACGTCGTCGTGGCCAAGGAGTTCGCGGAAACCTCTCCCGCGAGCACCAAGAACGCGGCGGACGTGGCGGATGACGAGATGATCCTGGACGTGGGCCCCAAGACGGCGGCCTTGTATGCGGATATTTTGAAAAAAGCGGGCACCATCGTCTGGAACGGCCCGGTAGGCGTGTTTGAAATGGCCCCCTTCAGCAAGGGGACCGAAGCGCTCTGCAAGGCCGTGGCCGAAAGTCCCGCCTTTTCCATCGCGGGCGGGGGTGATACGCTGGCCGCCATTGACCAGTTCGGCGTGGAAAATAAGGTTTCTTATCTTTCCACGGGCGGCGGCGCGTTCCTTGAATTTCTGGAAGGCAAAAAACTCCCGGCTGTCGCGGTGCTTGAAGAGCGCGGGGAATAG
- a CDS encoding conserved hypothetical protein (Evidence 4 : Homologs of previously reported genes of unknown function) — translation MAKDYDPHMHTAEHVLNQTMIRLFGCGRCYTSHLNPGKGRCDFSFDRDLTAEEAVAVEATVNEVLAQNFPVQERELPRREAEKLVNLSKLPASVGPETPIRIVTVGEYDVCACSGEHAAATGEVGSFHLASHDFVPDAGKGPTLRLRFKVEK, via the coding sequence ATGGCAAAAGACTACGATCCGCACATGCACACGGCCGAGCACGTGCTCAACCAGACGATGATACGCCTTTTTGGCTGCGGCCGCTGCTATACCTCGCACCTCAATCCCGGCAAGGGACGGTGCGATTTTTCCTTTGACCGCGACCTCACCGCCGAGGAAGCGGTTGCCGTGGAGGCGACGGTCAACGAGGTCCTGGCGCAAAATTTCCCGGTACAAGAACGGGAACTCCCCCGCCGGGAAGCCGAAAAGCTGGTGAACCTGTCAAAGCTGCCCGCGTCCGTCGGGCCGGAAACGCCCATCCGCATCGTCACGGTCGGGGAATATGACGTCTGCGCCTGCAGCGGCGAGCACGCAGCGGCGACCGGAGAGGTCGGTTCATTCCATCTCGCCTCGCACGACTTTGTGCCGGACGCGGGCAAGGGGCCGACGCTGCGGCTTCGCTTTAAAGTGGAAAAATAA
- the proB gene encoding Glutamate 5-kinase, producing the protein MDWKQEKRQYIAKSRRVVVKVGSAVLASGEGLDLDRVERLAAQLAAVHDTGREVILVSSGAVAAGRGVMRAKRAITTTDLPNKQAAAAIGQSRLMHAYDQAFASRGKVSAQVLLTRDDMRSRQRFLNARNTFATLLEWGAIPVVNENDTVAVSELKFGDNDNLSGLLLNLTEADLFINLTSARGVFDADPGVNPDARVMDCIDDIRNLDVNALCGAKTALGSGGMHSKLLAACRAAQIGVPTYIVPGREEGILERVFAEPDATLGTWVRPSGKAISSRKFWLAYNADAAGTLTIDAGAVKALVKGGKSLLPAGIVAVSGNFGQGALVTIVGPGKEPVGVGLCNYAAGELRRVMGKSLAGRAGGKADEDVPYAEAVHRDNMLLHAAV; encoded by the coding sequence ATGGACTGGAAGCAGGAAAAGCGGCAGTATATAGCCAAGTCCCGGCGGGTTGTGGTCAAGGTGGGCAGCGCGGTGCTGGCCTCCGGCGAAGGCCTGGACCTGGACCGGGTGGAACGGCTGGCCGCGCAACTGGCCGCCGTGCACGATACGGGCCGCGAGGTCATTCTCGTCTCCTCCGGGGCGGTGGCCGCCGGGCGCGGGGTTATGCGGGCCAAAAGGGCCATAACCACGACGGACCTGCCCAACAAACAGGCCGCGGCCGCCATCGGGCAGAGCCGTCTCATGCACGCTTACGACCAGGCTTTCGCGAGCCGGGGCAAGGTCTCCGCCCAGGTCCTGCTGACCCGGGACGACATGCGCAGCCGCCAGCGTTTTCTGAACGCGCGCAACACGTTTGCGACCCTGCTGGAATGGGGCGCCATCCCCGTGGTCAACGAGAACGATACCGTGGCCGTAAGCGAGCTGAAATTCGGGGATAACGACAACTTGTCCGGGTTGCTGCTGAATTTGACCGAAGCGGATCTGTTCATCAACCTGACGTCCGCCAGGGGCGTTTTTGACGCGGACCCCGGCGTCAACCCGGATGCGCGGGTAATGGACTGCATCGACGACATCCGGAATCTGGACGTCAACGCGCTCTGCGGGGCCAAAACGGCGCTGGGCTCCGGCGGCATGCATTCCAAACTGCTCGCGGCCTGCCGGGCGGCCCAGATCGGGGTGCCGACCTATATCGTCCCCGGCAGGGAAGAAGGCATCCTGGAACGCGTGTTCGCGGAACCGGACGCCACGCTCGGCACCTGGGTGAGGCCTTCCGGGAAGGCCATTTCCAGCCGCAAGTTCTGGCTGGCCTATAACGCAGACGCGGCGGGCACGCTCACCATCGACGCGGGCGCGGTCAAAGCGCTGGTCAAGGGCGGGAAGAGCCTCTTGCCGGCAGGCATTGTCGCCGTATCCGGCAACTTCGGCCAGGGGGCTCTGGTGACCATCGTCGGGCCGGGCAAAGAGCCGGTCGGCGTGGGCCTTTGCAACTACGCCGCCGGGGAGCTGCGGCGCGTTATGGGCAAATCGCTGGCGGGCCGCGCCGGCGGGAAGGCGGATGAGGACGTCCCCTACGCCGAAGCCGTGCACCGCGACAACATGCTGCTCCACGCGGCGGTATGA
- a CDS encoding putative acyl-CoA transferase/carnitine dehydratase (Evidence 3 : Function proposed based on presence of conserved amino acid motif, structural feature or limited homology), translating to MKRPNKDTAMEPNTLPLRDITVIDAATMLAAPWSAAFLADYGANVIKVEHPEKGDTGRAYGKQKNGVGLLWKSMARNKRCITLNLGKPEGQEIFKKLAAKADVVIENYRPGTLEKWNIGYEQLAAVNPSLVMLRTTGFGQTGPYASRGGFGTVAEAMSGFASINGAKGGPPTLPGLALADGVCGIFGALSVMIALHERNNNPERRGQSIDISLYEPLMRLVEPHILSFDQLGLIAERVGNASVSVAPRNAYVTKDGTWVALSGAAQPIAANVFKAVGRPELIEDERFCNNAARMKNVEELDAIIGGWIRERDWQEVQRVFSECGAVIGPMYTMDQLFEDNHYKIRESFVSVEDEELGSVRMPNVVAKFSRTPGKVMTAGAPKGKHNEEVYSGMLGIPPAELARLHDKGVV from the coding sequence GTGAAGCGGCCGAATAAGGATACCGCCATGGAACCCAACACCCTTCCCCTGCGGGACATAACGGTCATTGACGCGGCGACCATGCTCGCCGCCCCCTGGTCCGCCGCCTTTCTTGCCGATTACGGCGCCAACGTCATCAAGGTGGAGCACCCGGAAAAGGGCGATACGGGCCGTGCCTACGGCAAGCAGAAAAACGGCGTCGGGCTGCTGTGGAAGAGCATGGCCCGGAACAAACGCTGCATCACATTGAACCTCGGCAAACCCGAGGGCCAGGAAATTTTCAAAAAGCTCGCGGCCAAGGCCGACGTGGTTATAGAAAACTACCGGCCCGGCACGCTTGAGAAATGGAACATCGGGTACGAGCAGCTCGCCGCCGTCAACCCGTCCCTGGTCATGCTGCGCACGACCGGCTTCGGCCAGACGGGCCCGTATGCCTCGCGCGGCGGGTTCGGCACCGTGGCCGAGGCCATGAGCGGGTTCGCGTCCATCAACGGCGCCAAGGGCGGCCCCCCCACCCTGCCGGGTCTGGCTCTGGCGGACGGGGTCTGCGGTATTTTCGGCGCGCTGTCCGTTATGATCGCCCTGCACGAGCGCAACAACAACCCCGAGCGCCGGGGGCAGTCCATCGACATATCCCTGTACGAGCCGCTCATGCGGCTGGTGGAACCGCACATCCTTTCCTTTGACCAGCTCGGCCTCATTGCCGAGCGCGTGGGCAACGCCAGCGTTTCCGTGGCGCCGCGCAACGCCTACGTCACGAAGGACGGCACCTGGGTAGCCCTATCCGGCGCGGCCCAGCCCATCGCGGCCAACGTGTTCAAGGCCGTGGGCCGCCCCGAGCTCATTGAGGACGAGCGATTTTGCAACAACGCCGCCCGCATGAAGAATGTGGAAGAACTCGACGCCATCATCGGCGGCTGGATCAGGGAGCGCGACTGGCAGGAGGTGCAGCGCGTATTCTCCGAATGCGGCGCGGTCATCGGCCCCATGTACACCATGGACCAGCTATTTGAAGACAATCATTACAAAATTCGTGAATCCTTTGTCAGCGTTGAGGACGAGGAACTCGGTTCCGTGCGCATGCCCAACGTGGTGGCGAAATTTTCGCGTACGCCCGGCAAGGTGATGACCGCCGGAGCCCCAAAGGGCAAGCATAACGAAGAGGTTTACTCGGGAATGCTGGGGATTCCCCCCGCCGAACTCGCCCGCTTGCATGATAAAGGTGTTGTCTGA
- a CDS encoding Sigma54 specific transcriptional regulator, Fis family — protein MPSILFVSSDHGRVAYARTIFAEEYPDILPMHTPPDSDGSDITAAVMEHGIEVVIGRGAIHSRVKRLDLPVTALEAPVTALDTLHALRIAKIHGSRVAAVASRSVITGVHELSELLGIDLRVYLMDGGRDPRPLVEKAIEDGADAIIGGYMATSIAEEMGHPNALVSNHEEGLRQAAREATEIVTAVREEKRRSGLIRTLIDHTSDGIVAVDAAGKIIVFNPVAASITGVANALGTLADKTLPVLKLMKTLESGKEDLGGIFRINGIDVICQRVPVTVDGKVVAAVATFQDVRRLQQMEARVRRRIYDSGHAATATFDTLLGKSPAQMRTAAQAKEFALTDSTVLLLGETGTGKELLAQSIHNYSSRKKGPFVAINCAALPGQLLESELFGYEGGAFTGANPKGKPGMFELAHGGTLLLDEVGEMDIHIQGKLLRVLEERKIMRLGSDKLLPINVRLITATNSNLRELIRKSAFRADLYYRLNVLRLQAPPLRERREDIPLLAAHFLDIFSAEGKSPPKLAPDAESALQEYHWPGNVRELRNLMERVAALHKRGTIDASTVMGLLADEHAELTPPEYDEDLAKIYAALAECGGNHTRAAKLLGMSRITLWRRLKQKQGRNASE, from the coding sequence ATGCCGTCCATTCTTTTCGTCAGCTCCGACCACGGTCGCGTTGCCTATGCCCGCACCATTTTCGCGGAAGAGTACCCCGACATCCTCCCGATGCACACCCCGCCGGACAGCGACGGCAGCGATATTACGGCCGCCGTCATGGAGCACGGCATCGAGGTCGTCATCGGGCGCGGAGCCATCCATTCCCGCGTCAAGCGGCTCGATCTGCCGGTTACCGCCCTGGAAGCGCCGGTTACCGCCCTGGATACGCTCCATGCGTTACGCATCGCCAAAATCCACGGCTCGCGTGTTGCCGCCGTCGCTTCCCGCAGCGTCATCACCGGCGTGCACGAGCTTTCGGAACTTCTGGGCATAGACCTCAGGGTCTACCTCATGGACGGCGGGCGCGACCCGCGCCCGCTGGTGGAAAAAGCCATCGAGGATGGGGCGGACGCCATCATCGGCGGGTATATGGCAACCAGCATCGCGGAAGAAATGGGGCATCCCAACGCGCTCGTTTCCAACCACGAGGAGGGCCTGCGCCAGGCCGCGCGGGAAGCCACGGAAATCGTGACGGCCGTCCGGGAGGAAAAACGCCGCAGCGGGCTTATCCGGACCCTTATCGACCATACCAGCGACGGCATCGTGGCCGTTGACGCGGCGGGCAAAATCATCGTGTTCAACCCCGTGGCGGCGAGCATCACGGGCGTTGCCAACGCGCTCGGCACGCTGGCGGATAAAACCCTGCCCGTGTTGAAACTCATGAAAACCCTGGAATCCGGCAAGGAAGACCTTGGCGGCATTTTCCGGATCAACGGCATCGACGTCATCTGCCAGCGCGTGCCGGTCACGGTCGACGGCAAGGTGGTCGCGGCCGTCGCCACCTTCCAGGACGTGCGCCGCCTCCAGCAGATGGAAGCCAGGGTCAGGCGGCGTATTTACGATTCCGGCCACGCCGCGACCGCGACCTTTGACACCCTGCTGGGAAAAAGCCCCGCCCAGATGCGGACGGCGGCCCAGGCCAAGGAATTCGCGCTCACCGACTCCACCGTGCTCCTCCTGGGGGAGACCGGCACGGGCAAGGAGCTTCTCGCCCAGAGCATCCACAACTACAGCTCCCGCAAAAAAGGGCCATTTGTGGCCATCAACTGCGCCGCCCTGCCCGGCCAGCTGCTGGAAAGCGAATTGTTCGGTTACGAGGGCGGCGCGTTCACCGGCGCCAACCCCAAGGGCAAACCCGGCATGTTCGAGCTTGCCCACGGCGGCACGCTGCTGCTCGACGAGGTCGGGGAGATGGACATCCATATCCAGGGGAAACTCCTGCGCGTCCTGGAAGAGCGCAAGATCATGCGCCTCGGCAGCGATAAGCTGCTGCCCATCAACGTGCGGCTCATCACCGCCACCAACAGCAACCTGCGCGAGCTTATCCGCAAATCCGCCTTCCGGGCCGACCTTTACTACCGGTTGAACGTGCTCCGGCTCCAGGCCCCGCCGCTGCGCGAACGGCGTGAGGATATCCCGCTTCTCGCGGCCCACTTCCTGGATATTTTTTCCGCCGAAGGCAAATCCCCCCCGAAACTCGCGCCCGACGCGGAAAGCGCGTTGCAGGAATACCACTGGCCCGGCAACGTGCGCGAGTTGCGCAACCTCATGGAGCGCGTGGCCGCCCTGCACAAACGGGGGACCATTGACGCCAGCACCGTGATGGGGCTGCTGGCGGACGAGCATGCCGAACTGACGCCGCCGGAGTATGATGAAGACCTCGCCAAAATTTACGCGGCCCTCGCCGAATGCGGCGGCAACCACACCAGGGCGGCAAAACTCCTCGGCATGAGCCGTATAACCCTGTGGCGGCGGCTGAAGCAGAAGCAGGGAAGGAACGCCTCCGAATAA
- the mqnD gene encoding Menaquinone biosynthetic enzyme, with translation MALQLGISPCPNDTYIFSALVEGRVPLPEYLGPLVTRFADVEELNALAREGCLDVTKVSVAAVADILDEYAVLHSGGALGRGCGPLLVASRPASPEALRNETIAIPGARTTANMLLSLHGAFAGPRRELIFDAIMPALTRGEYAAGVIIHESRFTYAAHGLHLVLDLGEWWEQTTGAPIPLGVIVAKRSLGEDTLRRITACIRASLNAANADPAAGRPFVRSHAQEMDENVLAKHIAAFVNEFSLDLGDEGRFAVERLVTKAADLRGVLLPHGKPMFAPRP, from the coding sequence ATGGCTCTGCAACTCGGCATATCGCCTTGTCCCAACGATACCTACATTTTTTCCGCGCTTGTGGAAGGCCGTGTGCCGTTGCCCGAATATCTGGGGCCGCTCGTGACGCGGTTTGCCGACGTGGAGGAGCTTAACGCGCTCGCCAGGGAAGGCTGCCTTGACGTGACCAAGGTTTCCGTCGCCGCGGTGGCGGACATCCTTGACGAATACGCGGTGCTGCATTCGGGCGGGGCGCTCGGGCGCGGTTGCGGCCCCTTGCTGGTGGCTTCCCGGCCCGCTTCGCCGGAAGCGTTGCGCAATGAGACCATCGCCATTCCCGGCGCGCGGACGACGGCCAATATGCTGCTTTCCCTGCACGGGGCTTTTGCCGGGCCTCGCCGCGAGCTGATTTTTGACGCGATCATGCCCGCCCTGACGCGCGGCGAGTACGCCGCCGGGGTTATCATCCACGAGAGCCGGTTTACCTATGCGGCGCACGGGCTGCATCTGGTGCTCGATCTTGGGGAGTGGTGGGAGCAAACCACCGGCGCCCCCATCCCCCTGGGAGTTATCGTCGCCAAACGCAGCCTGGGGGAGGACACGCTCCGCCGCATCACCGCCTGCATCCGGGCCAGCCTCAACGCCGCCAACGCCGACCCGGCCGCCGGGCGCCCGTTTGTCCGCTCCCATGCCCAGGAAATGGACGAGAACGTCCTGGCGAAACACATAGCGGCCTTTGTCAACGAATTCAGCCTGGACCTGGGCGACGAGGGCAGGTTCGCGGTGGAGCGGCTTGTGACCAAAGCCGCCGACCTCCGGGGCGTGCTTCTTCCCCACGGGAAGCCGATGTTCGCGCCACGCCCGTAA
- a CDS encoding Aminotransferase class I and II yields MDLVTPSGRRRVEDDLARHGGDVYAVARRLRKDVSDFIDFSSNTHVFAAHVTRSLINGTPYPFEHYPDNDAAVLREVIAAHENCSPANVLPGNGSSELIWLALRELAPRKILFLGPMFSEYVRCAMLLGIEHAIVTPPDGQDFACGPKELRAIWDSNADLAVLCTPNNPGAVTYRNIQELFEVLRIPRVLVDNTYREFLHGWPEYEANTHAAYTRYARTGVSVFSMNSFTKFFACPGLRLGYLVGDATTLSRMAKHRPPWMLSPFAEIMGLLFLEHIGVYRDALHPMRRQGEAMALHLRRNGCFDPDRVFLGASFITAALAHGVPASVAREKLLHRGVIVRDCDTIPGMPKGYLRMQIRPQADSRVLLDILDWHGERGW; encoded by the coding sequence ATGGATCTTGTCACGCCTTCCGGGCGCCGCCGGGTTGAAGACGACCTCGCCAGACACGGCGGGGACGTCTATGCCGTTGCCCGCAGGCTGCGCAAAGACGTTTCGGACTTCATCGATTTTTCCAGCAACACCCATGTCTTTGCGGCCCACGTCACCCGGAGCCTCATCAACGGCACGCCGTATCCGTTCGAGCATTACCCGGACAACGACGCCGCCGTCTTACGCGAAGTGATCGCCGCGCACGAGAACTGTTCCCCGGCCAACGTCCTGCCGGGCAACGGGTCCTCGGAACTGATCTGGCTGGCGCTCAGGGAGCTGGCGCCGCGCAAGATTTTGTTCCTCGGCCCCATGTTTTCCGAGTATGTGCGCTGCGCCATGCTCCTCGGGATCGAGCACGCCATCGTCACTCCGCCGGACGGCCAGGACTTCGCCTGCGGCCCCAAGGAGCTGCGCGCCATATGGGACAGCAACGCGGACCTTGCGGTGCTCTGCACGCCCAACAACCCCGGCGCTGTCACCTACCGCAACATCCAGGAACTGTTTGAAGTGCTGCGGATTCCGCGCGTGCTGGTGGACAACACTTACCGCGAGTTCCTGCACGGCTGGCCGGAATACGAGGCCAACACCCACGCGGCTTACACCCGCTACGCCCGGACGGGTGTATCCGTTTTTTCCATGAACAGCTTCACCAAGTTTTTCGCCTGCCCCGGCCTGCGGCTCGGCTACCTTGTGGGGGATGCCACAACGCTCTCCCGCATGGCGAAACACAGGCCGCCCTGGATGCTTTCGCCCTTCGCGGAAATCATGGGCCTTCTGTTCCTTGAGCATATCGGCGTTTACCGCGACGCCCTCCACCCCATGCGCCGCCAGGGTGAAGCCATGGCGCTCCATTTGCGCCGCAACGGATGTTTTGACCCGGACCGGGTTTTTCTCGGCGCGAGCTTCATCACGGCGGCCCTGGCCCATGGGGTCCCCGCGTCCGTCGCGCGGGAGAAGCTCCTGCACCGGGGAGTCATCGTGCGGGACTGCGACACCATCCCCGGCATGCCCAAAGGCTACCTCCGTATGCAGATCCGCCCGCAGGCGGACAGCCGCGTCCTCCTCGATATCCTCGACTGGCACGGCGAAAGGGGCTGGTAA